One stretch of Corynebacterium imitans DNA includes these proteins:
- a CDS encoding M13 family metallopeptidase — MHDLFELVNGDWVREHEIPADRGIDGAFYALRDKSEEDVRALLRQGDSLGATLYASFMDTDTVNGAGVSPLDADLTKLSVKSVEDFARALGELERVGIGAPLTYWVEKDSQSEDAVAYLVQSGLGLPDEAYYRAEEHAETLAAYKEHVARMLGFLPPMYLLGLDPKTAAERIVNLESSLASSHWDVVRSRDAMATYNPTTLDALPSNVQALLRASGLDDGKVIAMMPSYIEDLDAMLRPETLADWQLWAAWNILRARAGVLTEEIGQANFEFYGTKLSGATEQRDRWKRAVGLAESLVGEEIGQVYVEKHFPPSSKQHMLELVDYLLAAYRERISALDWMTEGTRERALEKLGQFQAKIGYPDRWRSFEGLEFDPEQLVDNVRRGSAFEHDYQLSKIGKPADRSEWVTTPQTVNAFYNPVVNDITFPAAILQPPFFDPEADAAENFGAIGAVIGHEIGHGFDDQGSRYDGAGNLNSWWTDEDRANFEALTKQLVDQFDGLVPSVLGEDSRGVNGEFTLGENIGDLGGLGIAVVAYERYLKERSLDDGPLNPFGDLDGEYTGFQRLFLAWARVWRSKTRPEMAAQLLAIDPHSPNEFRCNVIAANVAEFYEAFDVEPGSKMWIAPEKRVRIW, encoded by the coding sequence ATGCATGACTTATTTGAGTTAGTCAACGGCGACTGGGTGCGCGAGCACGAGATTCCCGCCGACCGCGGCATCGATGGAGCCTTCTACGCCCTGCGCGACAAGTCGGAGGAGGACGTCCGCGCCCTGCTGCGGCAAGGCGACAGCCTTGGTGCCACCCTGTACGCCTCCTTCATGGATACCGACACCGTCAACGGTGCCGGTGTATCTCCGCTGGATGCGGACCTGACCAAACTTTCGGTGAAAAGTGTGGAGGACTTCGCCCGCGCGCTCGGGGAGCTTGAGCGGGTCGGCATCGGTGCGCCGCTCACCTACTGGGTGGAGAAGGACTCCCAATCCGAAGACGCCGTCGCCTACCTCGTCCAGTCCGGCCTGGGCCTGCCGGACGAGGCCTACTACCGCGCCGAGGAGCACGCGGAAACACTCGCCGCGTACAAGGAACACGTCGCGCGCATGCTCGGCTTCCTGCCGCCGATGTACCTGTTGGGTCTGGATCCGAAAACTGCTGCCGAGCGCATCGTCAACTTAGAGTCCAGCCTCGCCAGCAGCCACTGGGACGTGGTCCGCTCCCGCGACGCGATGGCCACCTACAACCCGACCACGCTGGATGCACTCCCCTCAAACGTCCAGGCGCTGCTGCGTGCCTCCGGGCTTGACGACGGCAAGGTCATCGCCATGATGCCCTCATACATCGAGGACCTGGACGCCATGCTGCGCCCCGAAACCCTGGCGGATTGGCAGCTGTGGGCCGCGTGGAACATCCTGCGCGCCCGCGCCGGCGTGCTCACCGAGGAGATCGGGCAGGCGAACTTCGAGTTCTACGGCACGAAGCTCTCCGGGGCGACCGAGCAGCGCGACCGGTGGAAGCGCGCAGTCGGCCTCGCTGAGTCTTTGGTGGGCGAGGAGATTGGGCAGGTGTACGTCGAGAAGCACTTCCCGCCCTCGAGCAAGCAGCACATGCTTGAGCTGGTGGACTACCTGCTGGCCGCATACCGCGAGCGCATCAGCGCGCTGGATTGGATGACCGAGGGCACCCGCGAGCGCGCGCTGGAGAAGCTCGGCCAGTTCCAGGCCAAGATCGGCTACCCGGACCGCTGGCGCAGCTTCGAGGGCTTGGAGTTTGACCCGGAACAATTAGTCGACAATGTTCGCCGCGGCAGCGCCTTCGAGCACGACTACCAGCTGTCCAAGATCGGAAAGCCCGCGGATCGCTCCGAGTGGGTGACCACCCCGCAGACGGTCAACGCCTTCTACAACCCGGTGGTCAACGACATCACCTTCCCCGCCGCGATCCTGCAGCCGCCGTTCTTCGATCCGGAGGCGGACGCAGCCGAGAACTTCGGCGCGATCGGCGCGGTCATCGGGCATGAGATCGGCCACGGCTTCGACGACCAGGGCTCACGCTACGACGGCGCGGGCAACCTCAACTCCTGGTGGACCGATGAGGACCGCGCGAACTTCGAGGCGCTGACCAAGCAGCTCGTCGACCAGTTCGACGGCCTGGTCCCGTCCGTCCTCGGCGAGGACTCCCGGGGCGTCAACGGCGAGTTCACCCTCGGCGAGAACATCGGCGACCTCGGCGGACTCGGCATCGCCGTCGTGGCCTACGAGCGCTACCTCAAGGAGCGCTCGCTTGACGACGGCCCACTTAACCCCTTCGGCGACCTCGACGGCGAGTACACCGGCTTCCAGCGTCTCTTCCTCGCCTGGGCGCGCGTCTGGCGCTCGAAGACCCGCCCGGAGATGGCCGCGCAGCTGCTGGCCATCGACCCGCACTCGCCGAACGAGTTCCGCTGCAACGTGATCGCCGCGAACGTCGCCGAGTTCTACGAGGCGTTTGATGTGGAGCCCGGCTCCAAGATGTGGATCGCGCCGGAGAAGCGGGTGAGGATTTGGTAG
- a CDS encoding galactan 5-O-arabinofuranosyltransferase — protein sequence MTTTATVEETPEGLRTTGYAPDPLSAQQTLIRTLLAGGLGALITTLVWFVLHSVSLPAYNTSMAIRALSSAGSLIVLIVSLVCAVLWLRGTRKWFNGIIMHLTAPALVVTALGIPLSATRLWLDGIQVDQGFRTQFLSRMTETAANADMNYVDLPSFYPIGWFWLGGRVADLLGVPGWEVFQPWALITLAAGAAMLVPVWQKIVGSLPIACAIATFTTAVVLTETPDEPYAALVAMFFPAATVITYRALLGSRNAIIFMALYLGISASFYTLFTAIAALFVVTMAFLVAFLTTSDARPIIRLLIIGVSSLAVAALTWWRYIFAVLSGNYEVQSTANHFLPEEGTVFPLPFFSFSIIGLLSLLGMIFIVMRAGEREVASLGVGAIVCYVWCLASMAATLLGTSLLGFRVEVLIILLFITAGILAVSDIILVGLDYFFPSRFNLATNQTIIAIIAIVVTSACLHYVQQIPSENESHIDQAYADTDGYGERADRFPPDAAQYYGEITELLTSHGYQPNEAVIYTDEINYMAYNPYFGFNAFTSHYANPLGEFDLRNEELIAWSQLSWDDPETLTEAIDDSKWAPPVAFIFRGDVEEPGEGYKTHVAHDIFPNEPNVRYEGLFFNAEAFDNDEWDVEQIGPFAVVVRT from the coding sequence ATGACCACGACAGCTACCGTTGAGGAGACCCCGGAGGGTCTGCGCACCACTGGCTACGCCCCGGATCCGCTTTCCGCGCAGCAGACTCTCATTCGCACGCTTCTTGCTGGCGGGCTCGGTGCGCTTATCACCACGCTCGTCTGGTTCGTGCTGCACTCGGTGTCCCTGCCCGCCTACAACACCTCCATGGCGATTCGTGCGCTGTCCTCTGCCGGCTCGCTGATCGTGCTCATTGTGAGTCTGGTCTGCGCGGTCCTCTGGCTGCGCGGCACCCGGAAGTGGTTCAACGGCATCATCATGCACCTCACGGCCCCGGCCCTGGTGGTCACCGCGCTGGGGATCCCGCTGTCCGCGACCCGCCTGTGGCTCGACGGTATCCAGGTAGACCAGGGATTTCGCACCCAGTTTTTGTCGCGGATGACGGAAACGGCCGCCAACGCGGACATGAACTACGTGGACCTGCCGTCCTTCTATCCCATTGGCTGGTTCTGGCTGGGTGGGCGCGTGGCGGACCTGCTCGGCGTGCCGGGCTGGGAGGTCTTCCAGCCCTGGGCGCTGATTACGCTGGCGGCGGGCGCGGCGATGCTAGTGCCGGTGTGGCAGAAGATTGTCGGCTCGCTGCCGATTGCCTGCGCGATCGCCACCTTCACCACCGCGGTCGTGCTGACGGAGACGCCGGATGAGCCCTACGCGGCGCTCGTCGCCATGTTCTTCCCCGCCGCCACGGTGATTACGTACCGCGCGCTGCTCGGATCACGCAACGCTATCATCTTCATGGCGCTCTACCTGGGAATCTCCGCCAGCTTCTACACGCTATTTACCGCCATTGCCGCGCTATTTGTGGTGACGATGGCGTTTCTGGTCGCCTTCCTGACCACCAGCGATGCGCGCCCTATTATCCGCCTGCTGATCATCGGCGTGTCCTCCTTGGCGGTTGCCGCGCTGACCTGGTGGCGCTATATTTTCGCGGTGCTTTCGGGCAACTACGAGGTCCAGTCCACGGCGAACCACTTCCTGCCGGAGGAGGGCACCGTCTTCCCGCTGCCCTTCTTCTCCTTCTCCATCATTGGCCTGCTGTCGCTGCTGGGCATGATCTTTATCGTGATGCGCGCCGGCGAGCGTGAGGTGGCGTCGCTAGGCGTAGGCGCGATCGTCTGCTACGTGTGGTGCCTTGCCTCGATGGCGGCGACGCTGCTCGGCACTTCGCTGTTGGGCTTCCGCGTCGAGGTGCTGATCATCTTGCTGTTCATCACCGCCGGCATCCTCGCGGTGTCCGACATCATCCTGGTGGGGCTGGACTACTTCTTCCCCTCCCGCTTCAACCTTGCGACGAATCAGACCATTATCGCGATCATCGCGATTGTGGTGACGTCCGCTTGCCTGCATTACGTGCAGCAGATCCCGTCGGAAAACGAGTCCCACATCGACCAGGCCTACGCCGACACGGACGGCTACGGCGAGCGCGCCGACCGCTTCCCGCCCGACGCCGCCCAGTACTACGGCGAGATCACCGAGCTGCTCACATCCCACGGCTACCAGCCGAACGAGGCGGTGATCTACACCGACGAGATTAACTACATGGCGTATAACCCCTACTTCGGCTTCAACGCGTTTACCAGCCACTACGCCAACCCGCTCGGCGAGTTCGATCTGCGCAACGAAGAACTCATCGCCTGGTCGCAGCTGTCCTGGGACGACCCGGAGACGCTCACAGAAGCCATCGACGACTCCAAGTGGGCCCCGCCCGTCGCCTTCATCTTCCGCGGCGACGTCGAGGAGCCCGGCGAAGGCTATAAGACGCACGTGGCGCACGACATTTTCCCCAACGAGCCGAACGTGCGCTACGAGGGCCTGTTCTTCAACGCGGAAGCCTTCGATAACGACGAGTGGGACGTGGAACAGATCGGCCCGTTTGCGGTAGTGGTGCGTACATAA
- a CDS encoding ABC transporter ATP-binding protein encodes MLELQDITKSFTQQRVLEGVSLNVPAGESVAIMGPSGSGKSTLLHCMSGVLTPDSGQVLFEGKNIAALDDAARSSLRLNHFGFIFQDGQLLPELTATENVALPQIMRGTPRKDAHEQAEEMLTRLGLGNFVSRFPGQLSGGQVQRVAIARALAGPPKVVFADEPTAALDQATGHEVMQEIVAVAQKFGVTLVLVTHDPKIAAWCNRRIEIRDGLIHSEVAA; translated from the coding sequence ATGCTCGAACTGCAAGACATCACGAAATCATTCACCCAACAACGCGTGCTCGAAGGCGTGAGCCTGAACGTGCCCGCCGGCGAATCCGTGGCCATCATGGGACCATCAGGCTCCGGCAAGTCGACGCTGCTGCACTGCATGTCCGGCGTGCTCACCCCAGACTCCGGGCAGGTACTTTTTGAAGGCAAAAACATCGCAGCGCTTGACGACGCCGCGCGTTCCTCACTCCGCCTCAACCACTTCGGCTTCATCTTCCAGGACGGACAGCTTTTGCCCGAGCTCACCGCCACCGAAAACGTCGCGCTGCCCCAGATCATGCGCGGCACCCCGAGGAAAGACGCCCACGAGCAGGCCGAGGAAATGCTTACGAGGCTCGGCTTGGGGAACTTTGTCTCAAGGTTTCCAGGCCAGCTCTCGGGCGGGCAGGTGCAGAGGGTCGCGATTGCACGAGCCTTGGCGGGTCCGCCGAAAGTGGTCTTCGCCGACGAACCGACCGCGGCCCTCGACCAGGCGACCGGGCACGAGGTGATGCAGGAGATCGTCGCAGTGGCGCAAAAGTTCGGCGTCACCCTGGTCTTGGTCACGCACGACCCGAAGATCGCGGCCTGGTGCAACCGGCGCATCGAGATTCGCGACGGCCTGATCCACTCGGAGGTGGCAGCATGA
- a CDS encoding arabinosyltransferase domain-containing protein, with amino-acid sequence MATVTDVQSKAPQSLINTAIVSGILAFALLVLTPFLPVNQVQSKVSWPQNDTVASVNAPLISLAPQDVSLTIPLSAVDELREGQSTILSTLPESSEDATYRGLFVTSPDGGLVVSALDEVVFELSAEEVGALPREAVLEVRQTNEGMTVAIPGTTFVEESEDDYRPQFTGLYTELKPEASGMLIDAGLHASVDINSRFTSSPTLVKLIAMCGGLIAALIGLWALRRLDRYDGRNLPAFGSRWRTFTALDGVVVAILGFWHVFGANTSDDGFLLTMARVATESDYMANYYRWYGVPEAPFGSPFYDILSLLSYVTTASMWMRLPTLAAALLTWWILSREILPRLGTAVADRRMAHWTAAFIFLAFWLPYNNGTRPEPIIALGIITTWALFERTIATDRLAPAAWGTVTAAITLACGPTGLAAVGVFLVCLPRVFRIMNARRHIAPGLAYVAVFLGAGLAVFVPVFKDQTLATVLEATAVRSEVGPALEWYSEWVRYGTLFQQSVDGSMTRRFPMFVFLFCLILIGWAVTRFGKVPGVTKDVTGRMLYIVGLATFFLMFTPTKWTHHFGIYAGIGGAVAALGAVVLSHIALQSKRNRTLAIAAVCFLMAMTLAGWNAWWYVSSFGVPWWDKTVQLKGVEANTIMLAISLLIALVGVIQSFRKDQTEYKVGGKWVGIMSAPIAVMAIAMVAFSCLTFVKAFASQAPAYSVGMGNVRSFAGNHCALANEVLLEEDTNDSFLTPIDGVPLGRSLDAGSESRGFTPDGVPAFIVSENANASDLAEQEASTSDSSTGETDAEPTQADLSEEKQSTTTTNTQGNRPDSMRGVNGSTVRLPFNLDYTRVPVLGTFEDDPSAGAKLTTTWYELPETNDNAPLLVTSVAGRIAHHDINGVEQEGTELKLEYGTRTDGGVEKLGEAEMLDQGPTPLWRNLRYPVADLPEDADVVRLAAEDTSLAEKDWLAVTPLRNPQLAPLGKRFDAETPGLLDWSVAFQYPCQRTFSHYAGVTEIPEYRIMPDAPGKQQLSDFMDFLGGGALSTAEAVNYSYEIPGYLKTDWQRDWGSIAKYERRTNSVGEIPENAEIDYDEVVRSGWWTPGPMKIRDPEE; translated from the coding sequence GTGGCAACTGTTACTGATGTGCAATCCAAGGCTCCCCAGTCGCTGATTAACACGGCGATTGTGTCGGGCATCCTCGCCTTCGCGCTGCTCGTCCTCACCCCTTTCCTGCCGGTCAACCAGGTCCAGTCCAAGGTGTCCTGGCCGCAGAACGATACGGTGGCGTCGGTAAACGCGCCGCTGATCTCGCTGGCCCCGCAGGACGTGTCGCTGACGATCCCGCTCAGCGCCGTCGATGAGCTGCGCGAAGGCCAGTCGACCATCCTGTCGACGCTGCCGGAATCCTCCGAGGACGCGACCTACCGCGGCCTCTTTGTCACCTCCCCCGACGGCGGCCTGGTGGTCTCCGCCCTCGACGAAGTCGTCTTCGAGCTCAGCGCCGAGGAGGTCGGCGCCCTGCCGCGCGAGGCCGTCCTCGAGGTCCGCCAGACCAACGAGGGCATGACCGTCGCCATCCCGGGCACCACCTTCGTGGAGGAGTCCGAGGATGACTACCGCCCGCAGTTCACCGGCCTGTACACCGAGCTCAAGCCCGAGGCCTCGGGCATGCTTATCGACGCCGGCCTGCACGCCTCCGTCGACATCAACTCCCGGTTCACCTCCTCGCCCACCCTGGTCAAGCTCATCGCCATGTGCGGCGGACTCATCGCCGCGCTGATCGGGCTGTGGGCGCTGCGCCGCCTGGACCGCTACGACGGGCGCAACCTGCCCGCCTTTGGTTCCCGCTGGCGCACCTTCACCGCGCTCGACGGCGTGGTCGTGGCCATCCTCGGCTTCTGGCACGTCTTCGGCGCGAACACTTCCGACGACGGCTTCCTGCTCACCATGGCGCGCGTGGCCACCGAGTCGGACTACATGGCGAACTACTACCGCTGGTACGGCGTCCCGGAGGCCCCCTTCGGGTCTCCGTTCTACGACATACTCTCACTGCTCTCGTACGTGACCACCGCGTCGATGTGGATGCGCCTGCCAACGCTCGCCGCGGCTCTGTTGACGTGGTGGATCCTCTCGCGCGAGATCCTGCCGCGCCTGGGCACTGCAGTAGCTGACCGCCGCATGGCGCACTGGACGGCCGCCTTCATCTTCCTGGCCTTCTGGCTGCCCTACAACAACGGCACGCGCCCGGAACCGATCATCGCGCTCGGCATCATCACCACGTGGGCGCTGTTTGAGCGCACCATCGCCACCGATCGCCTCGCCCCCGCCGCGTGGGGCACGGTCACTGCGGCGATCACGCTCGCGTGCGGCCCGACCGGCCTCGCCGCGGTCGGCGTGTTCCTCGTGTGCCTGCCGCGGGTCTTCCGCATCATGAACGCGCGCCGCCACATCGCGCCCGGCCTGGCGTACGTCGCCGTCTTCCTGGGCGCGGGACTGGCTGTTTTCGTCCCGGTGTTTAAGGACCAGACGCTGGCGACCGTGCTGGAGGCGACCGCGGTGCGCTCCGAGGTCGGCCCGGCACTCGAGTGGTACTCGGAGTGGGTGCGCTACGGCACGCTCTTCCAGCAGTCTGTCGACGGCTCGATGACGCGCCGCTTCCCCATGTTCGTCTTCCTCTTCTGCCTCATCCTCATCGGGTGGGCGGTCACCCGCTTCGGCAAGGTGCCGGGCGTGACCAAGGACGTCACCGGCCGCATGCTCTACATTGTGGGGCTGGCCACCTTCTTCCTCATGTTCACGCCCACGAAGTGGACGCACCACTTCGGCATCTACGCAGGTATCGGCGGCGCGGTCGCGGCCCTCGGCGCGGTGGTGCTCTCGCACATCGCGCTGCAGTCCAAGCGCAACCGCACCCTCGCCATTGCGGCGGTCTGCTTCCTCATGGCGATGACCCTGGCCGGGTGGAACGCCTGGTGGTACGTCTCCTCCTTCGGCGTGCCGTGGTGGGACAAGACAGTCCAGCTCAAGGGCGTGGAAGCGAACACGATCATGCTCGCCATCTCCCTGCTCATCGCGCTGGTGGGTGTCATCCAGTCCTTCCGCAAGGACCAGACCGAGTACAAGGTGGGCGGCAAGTGGGTCGGCATCATGTCGGCACCGATCGCAGTGATGGCGATCGCCATGGTCGCGTTTTCCTGCCTCACCTTCGTCAAGGCATTCGCCTCCCAGGCGCCGGCGTACTCGGTGGGCATGGGCAACGTGCGGAGCTTTGCAGGCAACCACTGCGCCCTGGCCAACGAGGTACTGCTGGAGGAGGACACGAACGATTCCTTCCTCACGCCAATCGACGGCGTCCCGCTGGGCCGCTCCCTCGACGCAGGCAGCGAGTCCCGCGGGTTCACTCCGGACGGCGTGCCTGCCTTCATCGTGAGCGAGAATGCGAACGCTTCGGACTTGGCGGAGCAGGAGGCGTCGACAAGCGATAGCTCGACTGGCGAGACGGACGCCGAACCGACACAGGCCGACCTGAGCGAAGAGAAGCAGTCGACGACGACCACAAACACGCAGGGCAACCGCCCCGACTCCATGCGCGGCGTCAACGGCTCGACGGTGCGCCTGCCGTTCAACCTCGACTACACGCGCGTGCCGGTGCTCGGCACCTTCGAGGACGATCCTTCCGCCGGCGCCAAGCTCACCACCACCTGGTACGAGCTGCCGGAAACCAATGACAACGCGCCGCTGCTCGTCACCTCGGTCGCTGGCCGCATCGCCCACCACGACATCAACGGCGTGGAGCAGGAGGGCACCGAGCTGAAGCTGGAGTACGGCACACGCACCGACGGCGGTGTGGAGAAGCTTGGCGAGGCAGAGATGCTCGACCAAGGCCCGACCCCGCTGTGGCGCAACCTGCGCTACCCCGTCGCCGACCTGCCGGAAGACGCCGACGTGGTCCGCCTGGCCGCCGAGGACACCTCGCTGGCGGAAAAGGACTGGCTGGCGGTCACTCCGCTGCGCAACCCGCAGCTGGCACCGCTGGGCAAGCGTTTCGACGCCGAAACTCCCGGCCTGCTCGACTGGTCCGTCGCCTTCCAGTACCCCTGCCAGCGCACGTTTAGCCACTACGCGGGCGTCACCGAGATCCCCGAGTACCGCATCATGCCGGACGCCCCCGGCAAGCAGCAGCTCTCGGACTTCATGGACTTCCTGGGCGGCGGCGCGCTGTCGACCGCGGAGGCCGTGAACTACTCCTACGAGATCCCGGGCTACCTCAAGACCGACTGGCAGCGCGACTGGGGCTCGATCGCGAAGTACGAGCGCCGGACCAACTCCGTCGGTGAGATCCCGGAAAACGCGGAGATAGACTACGATGAGGTAGTTCGATCGGGCTGGTGGACTCCGGGCCCGATGAAGATCCGCGATCCGGAAGAGTAA
- a CDS encoding response regulator transcription factor: protein MKIVVADDSALLREGVAGLLTRRGHDIVGEASSADELISLIDAAPLPDLVITDVRMPPHMRDDGLTAALQLRQRHPGLNVLVLSQYVAAPYARELFGQNFGGGTGYLLKDRVAEVADFIATCETVADGGVVIDPEVASSLMHTSAPWLRELSPREREVLELMAEGLSNADISAKLFLSSAAVAKHVSSIFSKLGLTPDEDNRRVRAILMFLSERGVD, encoded by the coding sequence GTGAAGATCGTGGTTGCAGACGACTCTGCCCTGCTGCGCGAAGGCGTCGCCGGTCTGCTCACCCGGCGCGGCCACGACATCGTCGGGGAAGCTTCAAGCGCCGACGAGCTGATCTCGCTTATCGACGCCGCGCCCCTCCCCGACCTTGTCATCACCGATGTCCGCATGCCCCCGCACATGCGCGACGATGGACTCACCGCGGCCCTTCAGCTCCGCCAACGCCACCCGGGCTTAAACGTGCTGGTCCTGTCGCAGTACGTGGCCGCGCCCTATGCTCGCGAACTTTTCGGCCAAAACTTTGGCGGCGGCACCGGCTACCTTCTCAAGGACCGGGTCGCCGAGGTTGCCGACTTCATCGCCACTTGTGAGACCGTCGCCGACGGCGGGGTAGTCATCGACCCGGAGGTGGCCAGTTCGCTGATGCACACCAGCGCCCCGTGGCTGCGCGAGCTTTCTCCGCGGGAGCGCGAGGTCCTCGAACTCATGGCGGAGGGGCTGTCCAACGCCGACATTTCGGCCAAACTTTTCCTCTCTTCGGCGGCCGTGGCCAAGCACGTCTCCAGCATCTTCTCCAAGTTGGGGCTCACCCCGGACGAGGACAACCGGAGAGTCCGCGCGATCCTGATGTTCCTCTCCGAGCGAGGTGTGGACTAG
- a CDS encoding sensor histidine kinase has translation MHQLTASRRKIAEAYEVERLRIERDLHDGAQQHFVAAAMKVGEAKLDAEGSTLALLDAAATDLKRGLETLRRTVHGIHPTELTDRGLVAAVETAASQYGPHVRVRAPHPLPAIDASVLAAAYFFTTEALTNAAKYAEGHPVNVLITCDDTLNVVVTDQGDGGAEFLPGRGLDGMRERVAAFGGTLELNSPVGGPTTVAARIPLLLFRGESGVGA, from the coding sequence GTGCACCAGCTGACGGCGTCTCGTCGCAAGATCGCCGAGGCGTATGAGGTGGAGCGGCTGCGCATCGAGCGCGACCTGCACGACGGCGCGCAGCAGCACTTCGTCGCCGCCGCGATGAAGGTCGGCGAGGCAAAGCTCGATGCTGAGGGGAGCACCCTCGCGCTTCTCGACGCCGCCGCCACCGACCTCAAGCGCGGCCTCGAAACCCTCCGCCGCACCGTCCACGGCATCCACCCCACCGAGCTGACCGACCGGGGACTCGTCGCCGCCGTGGAAACTGCCGCTTCCCAGTACGGCCCCCACGTGCGCGTCCGCGCGCCGCACCCGCTGCCCGCGATCGACGCGTCCGTGCTTGCCGCCGCCTACTTCTTCACCACCGAGGCGCTCACCAACGCCGCGAAGTATGCGGAAGGACACCCAGTGAACGTCCTCATCACCTGCGACGACACGCTCAACGTGGTCGTCACGGATCAGGGCGACGGGGGCGCGGAGTTTCTCCCCGGCCGCGGCCTCGACGGGATGCGCGAGCGCGTCGCCGCGTTCGGCGGCACTCTCGAGCTGAACTCGCCGGTCGGCGGCCCAACGACGGTTGCGGCGCGCATCCCGCTGCTGCTCTTCCGCGGCGAAAGCGGGGTGGGCGCGTGA
- a CDS encoding cutinase family protein — translation MRRSRLVAAVAAALFAFTSAPAATAAPIQPSENTDQLVEQQGCTKKYLIAVPGGANTAPGIPNAMPHGGNVFLTGILTQLGTGGKVQPLWVSYHATPFAANNYYASSADGYNETVRTVRRLSNACPGATFSFTGYSLGADIAARLLRDIAHGNGPIDPDRVDSAALFANPYQGGNGAALSRITSPASRGALGELKGGYGELGPRVLEICNSADIVCSTQESYRPLVAPALKTNLRGGQLPAQQFNELFRSLGLASLGVFHGMGAHGGYTLWDQREASDWIISHA, via the coding sequence ATGCGCCGTTCCCGTCTGGTAGCGGCGGTCGCCGCTGCGCTTTTCGCCTTCACCTCGGCACCTGCAGCGACCGCCGCCCCGATTCAACCCTCCGAAAACACGGACCAGCTGGTTGAGCAGCAGGGGTGCACCAAGAAGTACCTCATCGCTGTGCCGGGCGGGGCGAACACCGCCCCGGGCATCCCGAACGCGATGCCGCACGGCGGCAACGTCTTCCTCACCGGCATCCTCACCCAGTTGGGCACGGGCGGAAAGGTCCAGCCGCTGTGGGTGTCCTACCACGCCACCCCGTTCGCGGCGAACAACTACTACGCCTCGTCTGCCGACGGCTACAACGAGACGGTGCGGACCGTGCGCCGTCTGTCCAACGCCTGCCCCGGCGCCACGTTTAGCTTTACCGGCTACTCGCTTGGCGCGGACATCGCCGCACGCCTGCTGCGCGATATCGCCCACGGCAACGGACCCATTGACCCGGATCGCGTCGACTCCGCCGCGCTCTTCGCCAATCCCTACCAGGGCGGCAACGGGGCAGCGCTCTCCCGCATCACCTCGCCGGCATCGCGTGGCGCGCTCGGCGAGCTCAAGGGCGGCTACGGCGAGCTTGGCCCGCGGGTGCTGGAGATCTGCAACTCTGCCGACATCGTCTGCTCTACCCAGGAAAGCTACCGCCCGCTGGTCGCGCCCGCTCTGAAGACGAACTTGCGCGGCGGCCAGCTGCCGGCACAGCAGTTCAACGAGCTGTTCCGCTCGCTTGGGCTTGCTTCCCTGGGAGTGTTCCACGGGATGGGCGCGCACGGCGGCTACACACTGTGGGACCAGCGCGAGGCCTCGGATTGGATTATCTCGCACGCCTAA